A stretch of Acidovorax sp. RAC01 DNA encodes these proteins:
- a CDS encoding methyl-accepting chemotaxis protein gives MSVVNQFGKLFNRKPDTPAAGAADDGQDLSAGAIDGSLLRDGYQADALNSVQGDPDGGYTPELTSPDSDEDLIALPLLGRATAAAHQRRLLGLLAIGVIVLALIAGWVLQQADRAAQQLASTGQSLMQSQRLAKSVSQALVGSPQAFPDVVESSGVLARNVRALNVGDGELRVESLGESFKPDLDAVNPLMERAERNAAVVMGQQKILTQVGDALRTINRQSSDLLEIAETVSSLKLQQNAPAAEISAAGQLVMLTQRIGKSANEFQTMEGVSPEAVFLLGKDLNSFKEIAQGLLDGSPELRLAATKDAQTREQLEALIKLYEQTRTQASAILGNLQGLVSAREAQSAIIADSEPLRRQLEGLQSKLSAQTGVGGGPLAALTLAGLFVILCGVGISRVQLLDSRGRQAAAEMQQKDAKRQEQEAKRINDANQAAILRLMNELQSVAEGDLTQEATVTEDITGAIADSVNYTVEELRQLVGSVQNTATRVAQTTAQVDSTSTELLAASTEQLREIRETGRSVLDMATRINEVSTQAQESATVARQSLQAADSGLQAVQNAIGGMNSIRDQIQDTSKRIKRLGESSQEIGEITELISDITEQTNVLALNAAIQAASAGEAGRGFSVVAEEVQRLAERSADATRQISALVKAIQTDTQDAVAAMERSTQGVVEGARLSDSAGTALTEIDRVSRRLAELIEQISSSTSREAVLANEVADNIQHIFAVTEQTGEGTRTTAQQVRELSHMAEELRQSVARFKIA, from the coding sequence ATGTCCGTCGTCAATCAATTTGGAAAACTATTCAACCGGAAACCTGACACGCCGGCTGCAGGCGCCGCCGATGACGGGCAGGATCTCTCGGCAGGTGCCATCGATGGCAGCCTGTTGCGAGACGGGTACCAGGCTGACGCACTGAACAGTGTGCAGGGCGACCCCGACGGGGGATACACCCCGGAACTCACGAGCCCGGATTCCGATGAGGATCTGATCGCCCTTCCCCTTCTGGGGCGTGCCACCGCGGCTGCGCACCAGCGGCGCCTGCTGGGTTTGCTCGCCATTGGCGTGATCGTGCTGGCCCTGATTGCCGGCTGGGTGCTGCAGCAGGCCGACCGTGCCGCCCAGCAACTGGCCTCTACCGGCCAGTCGCTCATGCAGTCGCAGCGTCTTGCGAAGTCGGTGTCTCAGGCGTTGGTGGGTAGCCCCCAGGCCTTCCCCGACGTGGTGGAAAGCTCCGGTGTGCTGGCGCGCAACGTGCGGGCCCTCAACGTTGGCGATGGCGAGCTGCGGGTGGAGTCGCTGGGTGAATCCTTCAAGCCAGACCTCGACGCGGTCAACCCCCTGATGGAGCGTGCCGAGCGCAATGCGGCCGTCGTGATGGGCCAGCAAAAGATCCTGACACAGGTGGGGGACGCTCTGCGCACCATCAACCGCCAGTCGTCCGACCTGCTTGAAATCGCTGAAACCGTTTCTTCGCTGAAGCTTCAGCAAAACGCACCTGCCGCCGAGATCTCGGCGGCCGGCCAGCTGGTGATGCTGACCCAGCGTATCGGCAAGTCGGCCAACGAATTCCAGACGATGGAAGGCGTGAGCCCCGAGGCTGTGTTCCTGCTGGGCAAGGACTTGAACTCCTTCAAGGAAATCGCCCAGGGCCTGCTCGACGGAAGCCCTGAACTGCGCCTGGCAGCCACGAAGGATGCCCAGACCCGCGAGCAGCTGGAGGCGCTCATCAAGCTCTATGAACAGACCCGTACTCAAGCCAGTGCAATTCTGGGCAACCTGCAGGGCCTGGTGTCTGCGCGTGAAGCCCAGTCCGCCATCATTGCCGACAGCGAACCCCTGCGTCGCCAGCTGGAAGGTCTGCAGAGCAAGCTGTCTGCCCAGACGGGTGTGGGTGGCGGTCCGCTGGCTGCCCTGACGCTGGCTGGTCTGTTCGTGATTCTTTGCGGCGTGGGCATTTCCCGCGTACAGCTGCTCGATAGCCGTGGACGCCAGGCGGCTGCTGAAATGCAGCAAAAGGACGCCAAGCGCCAGGAGCAGGAAGCCAAGCGCATCAACGACGCTAACCAGGCCGCCATTTTGCGTTTGATGAACGAACTGCAGTCGGTGGCTGAAGGTGACCTGACCCAGGAAGCCACGGTGACCGAAGACATCACTGGCGCCATTGCCGACTCGGTGAACTACACGGTGGAAGAGCTGCGCCAGCTGGTGGGCAGCGTGCAGAACACGGCGACCCGCGTGGCGCAGACGACGGCCCAGGTGGACAGCACTTCGACCGAACTGCTGGCGGCATCGACCGAACAGCTTCGCGAAATTCGCGAAACCGGCCGGTCCGTTCTGGACATGGCGACCCGAATCAACGAAGTGTCCACGCAGGCGCAAGAATCCGCGACTGTGGCGCGCCAGTCGCTGCAAGCTGCCGACTCGGGCCTTCAGGCGGTGCAAAACGCCATCGGCGGTATGAACTCCATCCGCGACCAGATCCAGGACACGTCCAAGCGGATCAAGCGCCTGGGCGAATCGTCGCAGGAGATCGGTGAAATCACCGAACTGATTTCCGACATTACCGAACAGACCAACGTTCTGGCTCTGAACGCTGCCATCCAGGCGGCGTCTGCCGGTGAAGCGGGTCGCGGCTTCTCGGTGGTGGCGGAAGAAGTGCAGCGGCTGGCTGAGCGTTCTGCAGACGCTACGCGCCAGATCTCTGCCCTGGTGAAAGCGATTCAGACCGACACGCAGGATGCCGTGGCCGCTATGGAACGCTCCACGCAGGGTGTGGTGGAAGGGGCCCGACTGTCCGACAGTGCAGGTACTGCACTGACCGAAATCGACCGCGTGTCGCGTCGTCTTGCCGAACTGATTGAGCAGATTTCATCTTCCACGTCTCGCGAAGCCGTTCTGGCCAATGAAGTGGCCGACAACATCCAGCACATTTTTGCGGTGACCGAGCAGACCGGTGAAGGTACTCGCACCACGGCACAACAGGTTCGAGAGCTCTCGCACATGGCTGAAGAGCTGCGCCAGTCGGTAGCACGGTTCAAGATCGCCTGA
- a CDS encoding chemotaxis protein CheW produces MANREALRELQTRLASRLQAARTEGTSVSSWLAVESAGSFYLLPLGQSGEIFPWISIQPVPYTQRWFLGVANLRGALVGVVDLAGLLGSDSVRTEQALSEASLLALNTALDVNAALLVDRLAGLRGTDAFVSSEPPGPDAPSFFGTTYIDSSGTRWQELNLQILSQHPAFLSISA; encoded by the coding sequence ATGGCCAATCGCGAAGCCCTCAGAGAGCTCCAGACCCGTCTTGCCAGCCGCCTTCAGGCGGCAAGAACCGAAGGTACCTCCGTTTCATCCTGGCTGGCTGTCGAGTCTGCCGGGAGTTTCTATTTACTGCCGCTGGGGCAATCCGGGGAGATATTCCCCTGGATTTCCATTCAGCCGGTGCCTTACACGCAGCGCTGGTTCCTGGGCGTGGCAAATCTTCGGGGCGCTCTGGTGGGCGTGGTTGATCTGGCCGGCCTTCTGGGGTCAGATTCCGTGCGGACCGAGCAGGCACTGTCAGAAGCCAGTCTGCTGGCACTGAATACGGCACTGGACGTGAACGCTGCCTTGCTCGTAGACCGGTTGGCGGGGCTTCGGGGGACCGATGCGTTTGTGTCGTCGGAGCCGCCGGGCCCCGATGCGCCATCATTTTTTGGCACCACCTATATCGATTCGAGCGGCACGCGCTGGCAGGAACTGAACCTGCAGATCCTGTCGCAACATCCCGCTTTCCTTAGCATCAGTGCTTGA
- a CDS encoding response regulator encodes MPIQKVLVVDDSKTELMFLTDLLQKKGMQVRTAENADEAFRRLAEEKPDLILMDVVMPGQNGFQLTRAITRDPLYADVPIIMCTSKNQETDRVWGMRQGARGYITKPVDPAELQAKIDALN; translated from the coding sequence ATGCCCATTCAAAAAGTCCTGGTCGTCGACGACTCGAAGACCGAGTTGATGTTTCTGACGGACCTGCTTCAGAAAAAAGGCATGCAGGTACGTACTGCCGAGAATGCCGACGAAGCTTTTCGCCGTCTGGCTGAAGAAAAGCCCGATCTCATCCTGATGGATGTGGTGATGCCGGGGCAAAACGGGTTCCAGCTGACCCGCGCCATCACCCGCGATCCCCTGTACGCGGACGTGCCCATCATCATGTGCACCAGCAAGAACCAGGAAACCGATCGGGTGTGGGGCATGCGCCAGGGCGCGCGGGGCTACATCACCAAGCCGGTGGATCCTGCCGAACTGCAGGCCAAGATCGACGCCCTGAACTAA